GGTTCTGGCTTTGATTCTTTAATAATAATAGAAACAAGAACTGAAATTAATAGTGTTAGAATAATAAATCCCAGCGAAGTAATAATTGGAATCTGATACCATTTGGAAATCAACATTTTTATCCCAACAAATAGAAGTATAAAAGCTACACCGCTTTTAAGAAATCTGAACATATGCATTATCCCTTCAAGCGCGAAAAAAAGAGAAATTAAACCGAGTACAGCAAAAACATTTGAGGTAATAACAATAAAGGAATCTTGCGTAATACCTAAAATTGCCGGAATAGAATCCATAGCAAATACAATGTCTGTTGTTCCAATCAAAATAAAAATAAGAAACAGAGTTGTTGCATAAATATTCCCACCCTTTTTTAGGAAGAAGCGAAAACCATCCTGCTTGGTTTCGATTTTAAAATATTTTGAAGTAGCACGATAAAACATATTCTTTTCAGGCTCAATTTCATTATCATCCATAAAAGCCATTTTATAAGCGGTATAGATTAACACAACTCCAAAGATATAAATAAAGAAATGGAAGCGATGAATCAGCTCAACTCCAAAAAGTATAAAGACTATGCGAAGAAAGATTGATAGTAAAATTCCAATTTTTAACATTTTGGGTTGATTATTTTCAGTTATACCCATAACTGAAAATATCATAATGAAAACAAAAAGATTATCAATCGATAGAGAATACTCTGTTAAATAACCGGCAATAAATTCAAATGCTTTTAACTTTCCTTCCGGAAAAAAGAAATAAATACTAACACCATAAAAGAGA
This genomic stretch from Ignavibacteriales bacterium harbors:
- a CDS encoding TerC/Alx family metal homeostasis membrane protein, which encodes MNTHFFFWIAFISIFIIVFSIDMFVTNHRDGRIKIKTALMWTGIWISVALFYGVSIYFFFPEGKLKAFEFIAGYLTEYSLSIDNLFVFIMIFSVMGITENNQPKMLKIGILLSIFLRIVFILFGVELIHRFHFFIYIFGVVLIYTAYKMAFMDDNEIEPEKNMFYRATSKYFKIETKQDGFRFFLKKGGNIYATTLFLIFILIGTTDIVFAMDSIPAILGITQDSFIVITSNVFAVLGLISLFFALEGIMHMFRFLKSGVAFILLFVGIKMLISKWYQIPIITSLGFIILTLLISVLVSIIIKESKPEPIRVKNEESRFNS